A single window of Aspergillus puulaauensis MK2 DNA, chromosome 5, nearly complete sequence DNA harbors:
- a CDS encoding uncharacterized protein (COG:S;~EggNog:ENOG410PK7F;~antiSMASH:Cluster_5.1) — MTQRQEVLDGNPVSFAEALDRSDDILHKIDLPDKQRKFKDFLTDHKKEIEGLVKLHRNSRDADMLKSSGWTYGRHSVCIPVRVKSNPTTIHSIFRVPLPYRVGEERRPGNADEKVRCEVATYLWIRENCPEIPIPHLYGYGFQRGGSFVDHAEFEPNERSRWRTGQRFPRWFGRPPKLPFVERESPNQFGIAYMVVDEITKGNKLSDLLDAILDVPYRRKNFFDDLADIMLRLRSAPMDRIGSLTVREDTVSIANRPFTKHLAAWDSEGIPTIPREETFKTVESYIMALLECHDNAIRRQGNAIRHLADGQSQLSNILMMRALFNQFTDKRYRKGPFVLTLTNLTTHNIMVDRHGHITSLINLNWACSLPVEMLTPPYWLVDLAADDIDYANLIDDFLDSLRAREKVFPDYHHDSNAASLPAI, encoded by the exons ATGACACAACGCCAAGAAGTCCTCGACGGAAACCCTGTCTCATTCGCAGAGGCTCTCGATCGCAGCGATGACATCCTTCACAAGATTGACCTTCCTGACAAGCAAAGGAAATTCAAGGATTTTCTGACCGACCACAAGAAGGAAATTGAGGGCTTAGTCAAATTACATCGCAATAGCCGTGACGCTGATATGTTAAAGTCGAGTGGATGGACGTATGGACGCCACAGCGTCTGCATTCCAGTCCGCGTAAAGTCCAACCCAACAACTATACACTCCATTTTTCGAGTCCCCCTCCCATATAGAGTTGGCGAAGAGAGAAGGCCTGGGAACGCGGACGAGAAAGTCCGCTGCGAGGTAGCAACCTATCTCTGGATCCGCGAGAATTGCCCGGAGATTCCAATTCCCCATTTATACGGCTACGGATTTCAGCGGGGAGGATCT TTTGTTGACCATGCAGAATTCGAGCCGAATGAAAGAAGCCGTTGGAGGACCGGACAGCGATTCCCAAGATGGTTCGGACGGCCCCCCAAATTGCCCTTCGTCGAGAGAGAATCACCCAACCAGTTCGGCATAGCGTACATGGTTGTCGACGAAATTACAAAGGGAAACAAGCTCAGTGACTTGTTGGATGCAATCCTGGACGTCCCGTACCGTAGGAAGAACTTCTTCGACGACCTCGCCGACATCATGCTTCGGCTCAGGAGTGCGCCAATGGACCGAATCGGATCTTTGACCGTGAGGGAGGACACTGTTAGTATCGCAAATAGGCCTTTTACAAAGCACCTGGCCGCGTGGGATAGTGAAGGCATTCCCACCATACCACGAGAAGAGACATTCAAGACCGTGGAGTCGTATATCATGGCCCTTCTGGAATGCCACGACAACGCCATTCGCCGCCAGGGGAATGCAATCCGCCATTTGGCAGACGGCCAGTCGCAGCTTTCCAATATTCTCATGATGCGCGCTCTTTTCAATCAATTCACTGACAAGAGGTATCGCAAAGGACCGTTTGTACTCACCCTGACCAATCTTACGACCCATAATATCATGGTGGATCGCCATGGGCATATTACCAGCCTTATCAACCTAAACTGGGCATGTTCTCTGCCTGTTGAAATGCTGACACCTCCGTACTGGCTGGTGGACCTGGCGGCCGATGATATTGACTATGCGAACTTAATCGACGATTTCCTGGACAGCCTcagggcgagggagaaggtcTTTCCGGACTACCACCATGATTCAAATGCGGCG AGTTTGCCAGCTATTTAG
- a CDS encoding aldo/keto reductase (COG:C;~EggNog:ENOG410PFM7;~InterPro:IPR023210,IPR036812;~PFAM:PF00248;~SMCOG1039:aldo/keto reductase family oxidoreductase;~antiSMASH:Cluster_5.1), with amino-acid sequence MKYVQLGNSGLRVSQIAVGCMSYGSPKGRYAWAVPEEEALPILEHCYNSGLNFYDTANMYSNGESEEILGKAIKKYNWRRENLVIATKVWAPVGRGDEQPLAMTEEERDANGWLNRYGLSRKHIFDSIDESLRRLDLEYVDLLQIHRFDPHTPVKETMEALHDVVKSGKVRYIGASSMRAHQLLEYQYTARMNGWTEFITMQNLHNAVYREEEREMYPACQKFGMGTIPWSPVSMGFLTRPWKTFTDTTRGQVQDMKFHGVPYTETDKRINEKIEEIAKKHGVSMAIIALSWSMSKPFITAPIIGMSKKERVDEAIQATQFKLSEDDVKSIDELYAPKQIIGHQ; translated from the coding sequence ATGAAGTACGTCCAGCTCGGAAACAGCGGGCTCCGCGTGTCCCAAATCGCCGTAGGATGCATGAGTTACGGCAGCCCTAAAGGCCGATACGCCTGGGCCGtccccgaagaagaagccctgCCCATCCTTGAGCACTGCTACAACTCCGGTCTCAACTTCTACGACACCGCGAACATGTACTCGAACGGCGAGTCCGAGGAGATCCTGGGCAAGGCGATCAAGAAGTACAACTGGCGGCGCGAGAACCTGGTCATCGCGACGAAGGTCTGGGCGCCTGTCGGTCGGGGGGATGAGCAACCCCTCGCCATGACTGAGGAGGAAAGAGATGCGAACGGGTGGTTGAACAGGTATGGTCTCAGCCGGAAACATATCTTCGATAGTATCGACGAGAGTCTGCGACGGCTGGATCTAGAGTATGTCGACTTGCTCCAGATTCACCGGTTCGATCCGCACACGCCTGTTAAGGAGACGATGGAGGCACTGCATGACGTCGTTAAATCTGGAAAAGTGCGGTATATAGGCGCCTCGTCTATGCGGGCGCACCAGCTGCTGGAGTATCAATATACGGCGCGGATGAACGGGTGGACGGAGTTCATCACGATGCAAAACCTGCATAACGCTGTATAccgcgaggaggagagggagatgtaCCCAGCGTGTCAGAAGTTCGGGATGGGGACCATCCCGTGGAGTCCTGTTTCTATGGGGTTCCTGACTCGGCCGTGGAAGACCTTCACTGATACCACGCGTGGACAAGTCCAGGATATGAAGTTTCACGGTGTCCCCTATACAGAGACAGATAAGAGAATCAAcgagaagatcgaggagatTGCAAAGAAACATGGGGTGTCGATGGCGATTATTGCGCTCTCATGGTCTATGTCGAAGCCCTTCATTACGGCACCGATTATTGGAATGAGCAAGAAAGAGAGGGTGGACGAGGCTATCCAGGCGACTCAGTTCAAGCTCAGCGAGGACGACGTGAAGAGCATTGATGAGCTGTACGCGCCAAAGCAGATTATCGGGCATCAGTAG
- a CDS encoding uncharacterized protein (antiSMASH:Cluster_5.1) — protein MSGYNDYDNNSRSGGYGQSTSGSYDNSSGRNESSYGGSSSGFDNSSSTGRNDSNYGSSGRDNSSYGNSSRNESSHGSSGSTSRDTDSYGQSKASNYGSSGRDESSYGGSTSTGRDNSSYGNSGSSYDNSSSGRNESSNYGGSGSSDRDNSSYGIPSSTGRGSDNLGQSKASSYGSSGRDNSSYGKSEYDNSSSDRNESSYGSSGRDNSSYGNSGSSYDNSSRGRNESSYGSSTTGGDSTSSYGGSGLSSSRNESGHGSKSGGYGGSDSTYGNSSSGRGESNYGSKSGGYGGSDSSSGNTSSGGYGNSGSGGRGESNYGRDNY, from the coding sequence ATGTCCGGCTACAACGACTACGACAACAACTCCCGCTCTGGCGGCTACGGCCAGTCCACCTCTGGCAGCTATGACAACTCGAGCGGCCGTAACGAGTCAAGCTATGGcggttcttcctctggcttTGATAACTCCAGCTCGACTGGCCGTAACGATTCCAACTACGGTAGCAGCGGCCGCGATAACTCGAGTTATGGCAACTCCAGCCGCAACGAATCCAGCCACGGCAGCTCTGGTTCTACCAGCCGTGACACAGACAGCTACGGCCAGTCCAAGGCCAGCAACTACGGGTCGAGTGGCCGTGACGAATCGAGCTATGGTGGTTCGACCTCCACCGGTCGTGACAACTCTAGCTATGGAAACTCTGGGTCCAGCTATGACAACAGCTCCAGTGGCCGTAATGAGTCGTCAAACTACGGTGGCAGCGGTAGCAGTGACCGTGACAACTCGAGTTATGGTATCCCCAGCTCCACTGGCCGTGGCAGCGACAATCTTGGGCAATCCAAGGCCAGCAGCTACGGATCTAGCGGTCGTGACAACTCCAGCTATGGGAAGTCCGAGTATGACAACAGTTCCAGCGACCGCAACGAATCGAGCTATGGTAGCAGCGGCCGTGACAACTCTAGTTACGGCAACTCTGGCTCCAGCTATGACAACAGCTCTAGAGGTCGCAATGAGTCGAGCTACGGTAGCTCCACGACCGGTGGAgattccacctcttcctATGGCGGCTCCGGTCTGAGTAGCAGCCGTAACGAGTCCGGCCATGGCTCCAAGTCTGGTGGCTATGGAGGCTCTGACTCTACCTATGGTAACTCCAGCAGTGGACGCGGCGAGTCCAACTATGGCTCCAAGTCCGGCGGTTATGGGGGCTCtgactccagctccggcaACACCAGCTCTGGTGGCTATGGCaactctggatctggcggaCGCGGGGAGTCGAACTATGGCCGCGACAACTACTGA
- a CDS encoding FAD-binding oxidoreductase (CAZy:AA7;~COG:C;~EggNog:ENOG410PJHR;~InterPro:IPR006094,IPR036318,IPR016169,IPR016166, IPR016167,IPR012951;~PFAM:PF08031,PF01565;~SMCOG1138:FAD linked oxidase domain protein;~antiSMASH:Cluster_5.1;~go_function: GO:0016491 - oxidoreductase activity [Evidence IEA];~go_function: GO:0050660 - flavin adenine dinucleotide binding [Evidence IEA];~go_function: GO:0071949 - FAD binding [Evidence IEA];~go_process: GO:0055114 - oxidation-reduction process [Evidence IEA]), with product MAISDPLIKSLRETLVSSRTFTPQDEGYEAAITRWSDTGRKEAGIVIQPTDPSDIIAALKWSQTHNIDLAIKCGGHSVSGTSSSAGGLVIDLSRLNSVSVDPTAKTATVGGGAVWKDVDEALAVHGLAAVGGTVNHTGVGGLTLGGGYGWLSGMYGLTIDNLLSAKIVLASGEIVNASSSENSDLLWGLRGAGYNFGIVIEFTFQAHEQKNPVYAGILGFTPDKVEAVIGVLNGLLLDKPDPRSGAICIFATPPGAPGPMVNLIVFYNGTQEEGEKRFGELLSLGPVANMVSMIPYSQVNALQNPMATYGDRKSFKGVFFNPPLSPSFARKMLEDFTAKVMSDPDLGRSGLLLEFYDMMKTVEIPRSATAFASRGTTQNGLITLRWTDQSKDGEHRAWAREIQERWKKELEGGQVGNVDIKGKQGVPQYINYAEPGDSVVGNIYGENFGRLKELKAKYDPTNVFHKMHPIALD from the exons ATGGCCATCTCAGACCCCCTGATCAAATCCCTCCGCGAGACTCTCGTCTCCTCAAGGACCTTCACGCCCCAAGACGAAGGCTACGAAGCCGCCATCACCCGGTGGTCCGACACCGGCCGCAAAGAAGCT GGCATCGTAATCCAACCAACCGATCCTTCCGACATAATAGCGGCGCTGAAATGGTCGCAAACGCACAACATCGACCTCGCCATAAAATGCGGCGGCCACTCCGTCTCAGGCACAAGTTCCTCCGCAGGGGGTCTCGTCATCGACCTCTCACGTCTTAACAGTGTCTCCGTCGACCCGACAGCCAAAACAGCcaccgtcggcggcggcgcagtCTGGAAAGATGTCGACGAGGCTTTAGCCGTCCACGGTCTCGCCGCCGTGGGCGGGACAGTGAACCACACCGGCGTGGGCGGGTTAACGCTCGGCGGAGGCTACGGGTGGTTAAGCGGGATGTACGGACTCACAATCGACAATCTGCTCAGCGCAAAGATAGTTCTCGCGAGTGGGGAAATCGTCAATGCGTCGTCGAGTGAAAACAGCGATTTGCTCTGGGGACTGCGCGGGGCTGGGTATAACTTCGGCATTGTGATCGAGTTTACGTTCCAGGCGCATGAGCAGAAGAATCCTGTGTATGCGGGTATCCTTGGTTTCACGCCGGATAAAGTTGAAGCGGTTATTGGAGTTCTGAATGGGCTTTTGCTGGATAAACCCGATCCGCGCTCTGGGGCGATCTGTATCTTTGCGACGCCGCCGGGGGCGCCGGGGCCGATGGTGAATCTGATTGTCTTTTATAACGGGACGCAGGAGGAGGGTGAAAAGAGGTTTGGGGAGTTACTGTCCCTCGGTCCAGTCGCGAATATGGTCTCCATGATCCCGTATAGCCAGGTCAATGCCCTGCAAAACCCGATGGCGACGTATGGAGATCGAAAGTCATTCAAGGGCGTGTTCTTTAACCCGCCTCTGTCGCCTTCATTtgcgaggaagatgctggagGATTTCACGGCCAAGGTTATGTCTGATCCGGATTTGGGCAGGTCAGGACTACTGCTTGAGTTCTATGATATGATGAAGACGGTCGAAATCCCCAGGAGTGCAACTGCGTTTGCGAGTCGGGGGACGACGCAGAATGGACTTATTACATTGCGGTGGACGGATCAGAGTAAGGATGGAGAACATAGGGCTTGGGCGAGGGAAATACAGGAACGCTGgaagaaggagcttgagggggGACAGGTTGGGAACGTGGATATCAAGGGCAAGCAGGGTGTGCCGCAATATATCAACTATGCCGAGC CTGGTGACTCTGTCGTGGGTAATATCTACGGCGAGAACTTTGGCCGATTGAAGGAGCTCAAGGCCAAGTATGACCCGACGAATGTATTCCACAAGATGCATCCAATTGCCCTGGACTAG
- a CDS encoding uncharacterized protein (COG:Q;~EggNog:ENOG410PKBU;~InterPro:IPR001128,IPR002403,IPR036396;~PFAM:PF00067;~SMCOG1034:cytochrome P450;~antiSMASH:Cluster_5.1;~go_function: GO:0004497 - monooxygenase activity [Evidence IEA];~go_function: GO:0005506 - iron ion binding [Evidence IEA];~go_function: GO:0016705 - oxidoreductase activity, acting on paired donors, with incorporation or reduction of molecular oxygen [Evidence IEA];~go_function: GO:0020037 - heme binding [Evidence IEA];~go_process: GO:0055114 - oxidation-reduction process [Evidence IEA]) produces MPLGVSMVLRCDAWATLALLLLLCGLSALFCRFIRQASFPDGAPRLLREGYPTLGALRFFSDRYNLYFDGISSSRTGSFSFYFGKHQIVGISGLEGRKVFFQSKEMDLSQGYTLLLATTPSFKASPRPPDEALHSSKWFRHTLAGMVSKDNLVANLLSMIKDTNTAFKNATDPITKTGLVDIFDETSYILYQSTMRVIGFHKIADSEELCSTTLKLFECIENGTSPSRIIFPWLPTPAFLRRLTAGIKLYQTFKRLIQAEEDMGQRIDDGSQSLAKSRRPIEDIIGFVLGTLFASQVNTPICAAWLLVYLATNLHWLNLVRTEIDSVLKRHGDPGETPNETFGRLSIDVWESEFPLIELCLRECIRLHLAGSAFRRNISGQSVPIGSTGEVIPKDAYLFYLVDEVHFNPDIYPNPNLWDPGRYLPGGPRSNNIPLSYLGWGAGRHPCGMRLAKLNVTVIISSFVSMFKFTLCNDQGEPVAEPPIPDRNLHSPRKPSASLRLKVKRL; encoded by the exons ATGCCTCTGGGTGTTTCAATGGTCCTCCGGTGTGATGCCTGGGCTACTCTTGCCCTTCTCTTATTACTCTGTGGTCTTTCCGCTCTCTTCTGTCGGTTTATCAGGCAGGCATCGTTTCCTGATGGAGCACCACGGCTGCTTAGAGAGGGCTATCCCACGCTCGGTGCACTACGGTTCTTTTCAGATCGATACAACTTGTACTTCGATGGCATTTCTTCGTCTCGAACGGGCAGCTTTAGCTTTTATTTCGGCAAACATCAGATTGTTGGAATTTCGGGTCTCGAAGGCCGCAAGGTTTTCTTCCAGAGCAAAGAAATGGACTTGAGCCAAGG TTACACACTTCTCCTAGCTACAACTCCGTCCTTCAAAGCCTCACCACGTCCTCCTGATGAAGCACTTCATTCATCCAAATGGTTTCGGCATACTCTTGCCGGCATGGTGTCAAAAGACAACCTTGTCGCAAATCTTCTGTCTATGATTAAAGACACCAACACTGCATTCAAGAATGCGACGGACCCCATTACTAAAACTGGTCTTGTCGACATATTCGACGAGACCAGCTACATTTTATACCAGTCAACGATGCGAGTCATTGGTTTCCACAAAATAGCCGACTCAGAGGAGCTCTGTAGCACGACCCTCAAGTTATTCGAATGTATCGAAAATGGGACTTCTCCATCGCGCATCATTTTCCCATGGCTACCTACCCCGGCGTTTCTTCGACGACTCACTGCAGGCATAAAACTGTATCAAACTTTTAAACGACTCATTCAAGCTGAGGAAGATATGGGTCAAAGGATTGATGATGGTTCTCAATCACTAGCGAAAAGCAGACGCCCCATTGAAGATATTATTGGG TTTGTACTTGGTACCCTATTTGCAAGTCAAGTCAATACTCCTATTTGTGCTGCCTGGCTGCTGGTTTATCTAGCCACAAATTTACACTGGCTCAATCTAGTGCGTACCGAGATCGACTCTGTACTAAAAAGACACGGAGATCCAGGCGAGACACCTAATGAAACCTTTGGCCGCCTAAGTATTGACGTATGGGAGTCTGAGTTTCCTCTAATCGAGCTATGCTTGCGTGAGTGTATCAGGCTTCATCTTGCTGGATCAGCATTCCGCAGAAATATCAGTGGCCAAAGTGTGCCGATTGGCAGTACTGGAGAGGTCATACCGAAAGATGCCTATCTT TTCTATCTCGTTGATGAAGTTCATTTCAACCCAGATATCTACCCTAATCCAAACCTATGGGACCCGGGGAGATATCTCCCAGGTGGCCCTAGAAGCAACAATATTCCACTCAGTTATCTTGGTTGGGGAGCCGGCCGGCATCCATGCG GCATGAGA CTTGCCAAGCTCAATGTGACGGTAATCATAAGCAGTTTTGTGTCCATGTTCAAGTTTACCCTGTGCAACGACCAAGGAGAACCTGTTGCTGAGCCCCCGATCCCAGACCGCAATTTGCATAGTCCGCGTAAACCATCTGCGTCTCTCAGGTTGAAAGTCAAACGCCTGTAA
- a CDS encoding cytochrome P450 (COG:Q;~EggNog:ENOG410PIDJ;~InterPro:IPR001128,IPR002403,IPR036396;~SMCOG1034:cytochrome P450;~antiSMASH:Cluster_5.1;~go_function: GO:0004497 - monooxygenase activity [Evidence IEA];~go_function: GO:0005506 - iron ion binding [Evidence IEA];~go_function: GO:0016705 - oxidoreductase activity, acting on paired donors, with incorporation or reduction of molecular oxygen [Evidence IEA];~go_function: GO:0020037 - heme binding [Evidence IEA];~go_process: GO:0055114 - oxidation-reduction process [Evidence IEA]) — translation MSFDPLITRTAKCIGGINGPGLQLIREKTSQGQGLGHHTTVTMRPTLMGEGLDQMNKKIILCLQRSVQGLKDHRGGFDLFAWCSLTLTIATTEAIYGSLNPYRLAIAREAYWEIENNLNTLMMDVAPWLFARKAWMAREYLADAFLEYFKAGGHLESSQMAYTRWKTQHDAGATLEDIARLEIVMGLGILSNTVPTCFWVLFDIFSRPDLLNDLREQIQQTSVSVDGDGVHTVDMSAVQDKCPLLLASFQETLRTRSNSAQLRVVHTNTVLDESWLISAGSVLVIPAALINRSESVWGPNANEFNPQRFIDGAPKKNKASAFMSFGISPNMCAGRHLATGEIMALMAMLILQFDICPPEGTWKKPPTNAKAMAASLSPPADPYFTYHPAECGLQRGSELYIPSISELQSSSGHAHYVLTFIT, via the exons ATGTCTTTTGACCCGCTAATAACTCGCACCGCAAAGTGCATTGGGGGCATCAATGGGCCGGGGCTGCAACTTATTCGCGAAAAAACATCCCAAGGCCAAGGACTCGGGCATCACACAACAGTCACTATGCGTCCCACTCTCATGGGCGAAGGCTTGGACCAAATGAACAAGAAAATCATCCTCTGTCTGCAAAGAAGCGTCCAAGGGTTGAAAGACCATCGCGGCGGATTTGATCTCTTTGCATGGTGTAGTCTCACACTGACAATCGCCACAACAGAGGCAATTTACGGGTCGTTAAACCCCTACCGTCTTGCTATTGCCCGTGAAGCCTACTG GGAAATCGAGAATAATCTGAACACCCTCATGATGGATGTCGCACCTTGGCTGTTCGCCCGAAAGGCTTGGATGGCGCGAGAGTATCTAGCAGATGCTTTTCTGGAGTACTTCAAGGCAGGTGGCCACTTGGAGTCGTCGCAGATGGCGTACACGAGATGGAAAACGCAGCACGATGCTGGAGCAACATTGGAGGATATTGCTCGCCTCGAAATTGTGATGGGACTTGGGATTCTCTCTAACACGGTGCCCACCTGCTTCTGGGTTCTCTTTGACATTTTCTCGCGTCCTGATCTACTCAACGACCTGCGAGAGCAAATACAACAGACTTCAGTGTCtgtcgacggcgacggggtCCATACCGTCGATATGTCTGCAGTTCAAGATAAATGTCCACTCCTGCTTGCATCGTTCCAAGAAACGCTTCGGACTCGATCAAACTCAGCCCAGCTACGAGTGGTTCACACGAATACTGTCTTGGATGAATCATGGCTAATCTCCGCTGGCTCAGTACTTGTGATTCCGGCTGCATTGATCAACAGAAGTGAATCTGTATGGGGACCGAACGCCAACGAGTTCAATCCTCAACGGTTTATCGACGGAGCCCCCAAAAAGAACAAGGCATCGGCATTTATGTCATTTGGTATATCCCCAAACATGTGTGCTGGCCGTCACTTGGCTACGGGTGAGATCATGGCTCTTATGGCCATGTTAATTTTGCAGTTTGACATCTGTCCTCCGGAGGGAACCTGGAAAAAGCCACCCACGAATGCGAAGGCAATGGCTGCATCATTGAGCCCACCGGCGGATCCATATTTC ACATATCATCCTGCAGAATGCGGTCTGCAACGTGGTTCAGAATTGTACATCCCGAGCATCTCCGAGCTGCAATCCTCAAGCGGTCACGCCCATTACGTGCTCACCTTCATTACCTGA
- a CDS encoding cytochrome P450 (COG:Q;~EggNog:ENOG410PKH2;~InterPro:IPR001128,IPR002403,IPR017972,IPR036396;~PFAM:PF00067;~SMCOG1034:cytochrome P450;~antiSMASH:Cluster_5.1;~go_function: GO:0004497 - monooxygenase activity [Evidence IEA];~go_function: GO:0005506 - iron ion binding [Evidence IEA];~go_function: GO:0016705 - oxidoreductase activity, acting on paired donors, with incorporation or reduction of molecular oxygen [Evidence IEA];~go_function: GO:0020037 - heme binding [Evidence IEA];~go_process: GO:0055114 - oxidation-reduction process [Evidence IEA]), with product MEPAIQTEANNLVTRLRSTCNTGTVLELHRMLSAFSADVVTSCCFGSSHGYLKQEIFENQMIDAVGWVMSICHINRFMPWLISILKSTPQGILQFMGLSMADVIAVRDMIRQQALHSLEKQPIADNTDSEAASVRTVFDALVAANVPENEKALVRLEEEGAAIFGAGTETVSRALSVALFHLLTDRIMMHKLRLELGSVACANTTALTSTQLAQLPYLTGIVKESLRLSMGIASRTPRISPIAPLIYGDYVIPPGTPVSQHAYFVHMDPTVFPDPERFHPDRWIGASNNGGESLGRYLVSFSKGSRQCLGMHPSLAYAEFYLALAAIVRSVDMKLVDTTLDDITMVRDLGHPAPRNGKFGVRVMVTGVK from the exons ATGGAACCGGCAATTCAAACAGAGGCAAACAATTTAGTCACTCGTCTGAGGTCTACTTGCAACACTGGAACTGTTCTCGAGCTCCATCGCATGCTTTCGGCATTTAGCGCGGATGTGGTCACATCCTGCTGCTTTGGGAGTAGCCACGGTTATCTCAAACAAGAGATATTTGAGAACCAGATGATTGACGCGGTTGGCTGGGTCATGTCTATATGTCACATAAATAGGTTCATGCCGTGGCTCATCAGCATTCTCAAGTCTACACCACAGGGAATACTGCAGTTTATGGGTCTTTCCATGGCTGATGTGATTGCGGTGCGAGATATGATCCGACAGCAGGCCCTGCATTCTCTTGAGAAGCAACCGATTGCCGACAACACTGATTCTGAGGCTGCCTCGGTCAGAACGGTTTTTGATGCTCTGGTTGCCGCAAATGTACCAGAAAATGAAAAGGCTCTTGTTCGtctggaagaggagggagcaGCAATCTTTGGCGCTGGCACAGAGACCGTGTCCCGGGCACTATCAGTTGCCTTGTTCCATTTACTGACGGACAGGATCATGATGCATAAACTTCGGCTGGAACTTGGGTCAGTTGCATGTGCGAATACCACCGCGCTGACTTCTACGCAACTTGCACAATTGCCATATCTT ACTGGCATCGTGAAAGAATCCCTTCGTCTCTCCATGGGCATAGCGAGTCGAACGCCCAGGATATCACCAATCGCCCCCTTGATATACGGTGACTACGTTATACCCCCAGGT ACCCCGGTCAGCCAACACGCATACTTCGTCCACATGGATCCGACTGTttttccagatccagaacGTTTTCACCCTGACCGATGGATTGGGGCCTCCAATAACGGTGGTGAATCCTTGGGTCGTTACCTGGTCAGCTTTAGTAAAGGAAGCCGACAATGCCTAGGCATGCA TCCAAGCCTTGCGTACGCGGAATTCTACCTCGCCCTGGCAGCTATTGTCCGGTCCGTCGATATGAAACTGGTGGATACAACCTTGGACGATATTACTATGGTTCGAGATCTAGGCCATCCTGCCCCGCGGAATGGCAAATTTGGTGTCAGAGTTATGGTGACGGGCGTAAAATAA